A single Anopheles arabiensis isolate DONGOLA chromosome 2, AaraD3, whole genome shotgun sequence DNA region contains:
- the LOC120908689 gene encoding phosphatidylinositol 4-kinase beta isoform X2: MDSNFFRVVPVHHRSMGILLPPVSQVTNNRINMTQHHRNRSLDSALQRIPEVEVSSPSAESENTLHCTNGILTGTMCSKIIQSSSTNPTNTPSNSGRGISSMSLTAGSGKSGSNGSEADADTVVTTAAASATNSTTHHHQPSRQQMSRKVDLLEQGATLRTLKGSHSNDAETIVNSIVKDSDSKKREDLTSLGSDDSGIICGSEPDHTSLTRIRRSRESLDSGEIDPSEEECIEILETTSMEEEYRMLQSDLCFYPTAMDRTAKEDGSDSDSRPLDNCIEQPPAHQSTLTSANNGGPLSDKVRYRQQNMTRAAIMLEKLFVPINYEDGENAAVVDGDGGSSLGNEEDEMLSHPDAATPIVSEGKSLTTPTNAVTPTGPSFSQQQQSAASTNVPSTAAVSPSDASKPATNDPPKADQKNEVMFRNFFGATKNAIFRTAQSIIDNHEKKHAKQREKQAATTSATTPDDAGAAPAVGGAASGATTASSTSTVKSPTELLRKREFGSMFARSSNSSKHHHHNQQQPASSSSAVTPTATTTTASASMEFDTTSSSTESGSSQLNIPKASLSKSSSTASLKVVPGVAVAAVPSTSSTTASSSSSCVAPFSSSGPRDESQIRTERTGQSGLLRFFESPVFNIHFAVHYLFYSKEPGVLSFIGNKIFSFPHIEVDLYIPQLIVMYMQIEELSEVLDPYLVYRCRQSVDFSLKCVWLLEAYNFNTEMLSGAGNSIRKHLSLLRELYPKRERVKLAAAAANNAPIITTTGSELLATGNDPTLQAHPALSAVRKTHHRSQSDATGMMGLLAQHHHHHHALHAAPLPGGVPGPSSRTPVCLGDLSTGRAFDNGCVCFESVRGTVNDLLGQQTVCSCGAPKLAPEKEFMKALIDIGKMLTCLQTKIEKTSRLRILLNLINKNLPARVWLPLHSETPHHVVRITEEKTAVLNSKDKTPYIIYVEVVEVQDIYTSPVIPKMMPTLRHTKSEERLDSSISASALNGDEAGSNPSKTEQTTTTTSSSAACQQTGDETAAAATAPLPAAAAASLAASRSRHSKLSECSVDNGGNGGNGGGSMMELGLTEDDVWSQEDDEITAQYLSLTKMSSDRDAISQFSVDSYDSRDHHTPALFNIGEVKKRHCANLNSENAKPFSNDPSDPSAAALKEPWHEKEKQIRNSSPYGHLQSWRLLSAIVKCGDDLRQELMATQLLQMFKLIWEEEKVGLWVQPYRIVCLSNDSGLIETIVNTVSLHQIKKNSNKSLKDYFIDEFGDVETVAFRRAQRNFMHSCAAYCLISYLLQVKDRHNGNILLHSDGHLIHIDFGFILSISPKNLGFEQSPFKLTPEFVDVMGGPESELYCEFKYLLLDGLKAARKHMDRIINIVEIMRSSSQLPCFKNGCSGTVRNLRNRFHMNLTEQELERKVEQLIQDSLNSLSTKLYDGYQYITNGIL, from the exons ATCAATGGGAATTCTCTTACCTCCAGTGTCGCAGGTGACCAACAATCGCATCAACATGACCCAACATCACCGAAATCGAAGTTTAGATAGTGCACTGCAACGAATACCGGAG GTGGAAGTGTCCTCACCGAGCGCAGAGTCAGAAaacacactgcactgcacgAACGGCATACTGACCGGTACGATGTGCAGCAAAATCATCCAATCCTCGTCCACCAATCCGACCAACACGCCGAGCAACAGTGGCCGTGGCATTAGCTCAATGTCCCTTACCGCCGGCTCGGGCAAAAGTGGTTCCAACGGCAGCGAAGCGGATGCCGACACGGTTGTTACAACAGCAGCTGCCTCAGCAACAAACAGTAcgacgcatcatcatcagcccaGTCGGCAACAGATGAGCAGAAAGGTGGATCTTCTAGAGCAAG GTGCCACATTGAGGACACTGAAGGGTAGTCATTCCAATGATGCTGAAACGATCGTAAACTCGATCGTAAAGGACAGTGACAGCAAAAAGCGTGAAGATCTAACGAGTCTCGGATCGGATGACTCCG GCATCATTTGTGGCTCGGAGCCTGATCACACCTCGCTGACGCGGATCCGACGTTCACGCGAGAGCCTAGACTCGGGCGAGATCGATCCATCGGAGGAAGAGTGCATCGAGATATTGGAGACCACGTCCATGGAGGAAGAGTATCGGATGCTTCAATCCGACCTGTGCTTCTATCCTACGGCCATGGACCGAACGGCGAAAGAAGACGGAAGCGACTCGGACTCGAGACCGCTTGACAACTGCATCGAGCAGCCGCCGGCGCATCAGTCTACCCTAACGTCCGCGAACAACGGCGGTCCGCTGAGCGACAAAGTGCGCTACCGGCAACAAAACATGACCCGTGCCGCCATCATGCTCGAGAAGCTGTTCGTTCCGATCAACTACGAGGACGGAGAGAATGCAGCAGTGGTTGATGGCGACGGCGGCAGTAGTCTCGGCAACGAGGAAGACGAAATGCTTTCACACCCAGATGCTGCGACACCTATCGTTTCGGAGGGCAAAAGTCTAACGACGCCCACGAACGCCGTGACGCCGACGGGTCCATCCttctcgcagcagcagcagtctgcTGCTTCCACCAACGTGCCAAGTACGGCGGCGGTCAGTCCGAGCGACGCATCGAAGCCCGCCACCAACGATCCACCCAAGGCGGACCAGAAGAACGAGGTAATGTTTCGCAATTTTTTCGGCGCAACCAAGAACGCCATCTTCCGGACGGCGCAAAGCATCATCGATAATCACGAGAAGAAGCATGCGAAGCAGCGAGAAAAGCAGGCAGCAACGACGAGCGCCACAACCCCGGACGATGCTGGTGCGGCGCCGGCCGTGGGTGGAGCAGCATCCGGTGCGACTACGGCATCGTCGACCAGTACGGTGAAATCCCCAACGGAGCTGCTAAGAAAGCGAGAGTTTGGCAGCATGTTTGcgagaagcagcaacagcagtaaacatcatcatcacaaccagcagcagccagcaagCAGTAGTAGTGCCGTCACACCGACCGCAACCACGACGACAGCCTCAGCGTCGATGGAATTCGACACGACGTCCTCCTCGACGGAGAGCGGCAGCAGTCAACTGAACATTCCCAAAGCGTCACTTTCGAAATCGTCCTCGACTGCTTCGCTGAAGGTAGTGCCGGGTGTGGCGGTGGCCGCAGTTCCATCGACCAGTAGCACCACCGcttcgtcgtcctcctcctgcGTGGCACCTTTCTCCAGCAGTGGTCCACGCGACGAGTCGCAGATCCGCACCGAACGAACGGGACAGAGCGGTCTGTTGCGCTTCTTCGAGTCGCCCGTCTTTAACATACACTTTGCCGTGCACTATCTGTTCTACTCGAAGGAGCCGGGTGTGCTGAGCTTCATCGGCAACAAGATCTTCAGCTTCCCGCACATCGAGGTGGACCTGTACATCCCGCAGCTGATCGTGATGTACATGCAGATCGAGGAGCTGTCCGAGGTGCTCGACCCCTACCTGGTGTACCGGTGTCGGCAGTCGGTGGACTTTTCGCTCAAGTGCGTGTGGCTGCTGGAGGCGTACAACTTCAACACGGAGATGCTGAGTGGCGCTGGGAACAGTATCCGCAAGCATCTGAGCTTGCTGCGCGAGCTCTACCCCAAGCGGGAGCGAGTGAAGCTAGCAGCGGCTGCGGCCAACAATGCACCCATCATCACCACAACCGGCAGTGAACTGCTGGCGACCGGGAACGATCCAACGCTGCAGGCACATCCAGCGCTGTCCGCCGTACGTAAGACGCATCATCGATCACAGTCCGATGCTACGGGTATGATGGGACTGCTGGCacaacatcaccaccatcaccacgctCTTCATGCCGCACCACTGCCCGGTGGAGTGCCCGGGCCGAGCAGCAGAACTCCGGTGTGTCTCGGCGATTTGAGCACAGGCCGTGCATTCGACAATGGATGCGTGTGCTTCGAGTCCGTCCGCGGCACGGTGAACGATCTGCTCGGCCAGCAGACGGTGTGTTCCTGCGGCGCACCCAAGCTAGCGCCCGAGAAAGAGTTCATGAAGGCGCTGATCGACATCGGCAAGATGCTCACTTGTCTGCAGACCAAGATCGAGAAGACCTCCCGGCTGCGCATTCTGCTCAATCTGATCAACAAGAATCTGCCGGCCCGCGTGTGGCTGCCGCTGCACTCCGAAACGCCTCACCACGTGGTGCGCATTACCGAGGAGAAGACGGCCGTCCTCAACTCGAAGGACAAGACGCCGTACATCATCTACGTAGAGGTGGTCGAGGTGCAGGACATCTACACCTCGCCCGTCATCCCGAAGATGATGCCGACGCTGCGGCACACGAAGAGCGAGGAACGGCTTGACAGCAGCATCAGCGCCAGCGCACTGAACGGCGACGAAGCTGGCAGCAACCCCAGTAAGACTGAacagaccaccaccaccacgtccTCGTCGGCGGCCTGCCAACAAACGGGCGAtgagactgctgctgctgctactgctccaCTACCGGCTGCAGCTGCCGCTTCGCTAGCGGCGTCACGAAGCAGACACAGCAAACTGTCCGAGTGCTCGGTGGACAATGGCGGTAACGGTGGCAACGGCGGTGGCAGCATGATGGAGCTTGGCCTAACCGAGGACGACGTGTGGTCGCAGGAGGACGACGAAATCACGGCCCAGTATCTGAGTCTCACGAAGATGTCCAGTGACCGGGATGCGATATCGCAGTTCTCTGTCGATTCCTACGACTCGCGCGACCATC ATACTCCGGCCCTGTTTAACATCGGCGAGGTGAAGAAGCGTCATTGTGCCAACCTAAACTCGGAGAATGCGAAACCGTTCAGCAATGATCCGTCGGATCCATCCGCTGCGGCGCTTAAA GAACCGTGGCACGAGAAGGAGAAACAGATCCGAAACTCATCACCGTACGGACATCTGCAGAGCTGGAGGCTGCTCTCTGCGATCGTTAAATGTGGCGATGATCTCCGGCAGGAGCTGATGGCCACACAGCTACTACAG ATGTTCAAGTTGATCTGGGAGGAGGAAAAGGTTGGCCTCTGGGTGCAACCGTACCGGATCGTCTGTCTGTCGAACGATTCTGGGCTGATCGAGACGATCGTCAACACCGTTTCGCTGCACCAGATCAAGAAGAACTCGAACAAAAGCCTGAAGGACTACTTCATCGATGAGTTTGGCGACGTGGAGACGGTCGCGTTCCGTCGGGCGCAGCGTAACTTTATGCATTCCTGCGCTGCCTACTGTCTTATCTCCTATCTGCTGCAGGTGAAGGATCG ACACAACGGTAACATCCTACTGCATTCCGATGGACATCTGATCCATATCGATTTTGGGTTCATCTTGAGCATATCGCCGAAAAATTTAG GCTTTGAACAGTCACCGTTCAAACTGACGCCCGAGTTTGTAGATGTGATGGGTGGCCCCGAGTCGGAGCTGTACTGTGAGTTCAAGTATCTGCTGCTCGATGGACTGAAAGCGGCCCGCAAACACATGGACCGCATCATCAACATTGTGGAAATTATGCGAAGCA GTTCCCAGCTGCCCTGCTTCAAGAATGGCTGCTCCGGCACGGTTCGCAATCTGCGCAATCGCTTCCACATGAACCTGACCGAGCAGGAGCTGGAGCGAAAGGTGGAACAGCTGATCCAGGACTCGCTCAACTCGCTCTCGACCAAGCTGTACGATGGCTACCAGTACATCACGAACGGTATCTTGTGA
- the LOC120908689 gene encoding phosphatidylinositol 4-kinase beta isoform X3, whose translation MGILLPPVSQVTNNRINMTQHHRNRSLDSALQRIPEVEVSSPSAESENTLHCTNGILTGTMCSKIIQSSSTNPTNTPSNSGRGISSMSLTAGSGKSGSNGSEADADTVVTTAAASATNSTTHHHQPSRQQMSRKVDLLEQGATLRTLKGSHSNDAETIVNSIVKDSDSKKREDLTSLGSDDSGIICGSEPDHTSLTRIRRSRESLDSGEIDPSEEECIEILETTSMEEEYRMLQSDLCFYPTAMDRTAKEDGSDSDSRPLDNCIEQPPAHQSTLTSANNGGPLSDKVRYRQQNMTRAAIMLEKLFVPINYEDGENAAVVDGDGGSSLGNEEDEMLSHPDAATPIVSEGKSLTTPTNAVTPTGPSFSQQQQSAASTNVPSTAAVSPSDASKPATNDPPKADQKNEVMFRNFFGATKNAIFRTAQSIIDNHEKKHAKQREKQAATTSATTPDDAGAAPAVGGAASGATTASSTSTVKSPTELLRKREFGSMFARSSNSSKHHHHNQQQPASSSSAVTPTATTTTASASMEFDTTSSSTESGSSQLNIPKASLSKSSSTASLKVVPGVAVAAVPSTSSTTASSSSSCVAPFSSSGPRDESQIRTERTGQSGLLRFFESPVFNIHFAVHYLFYSKEPGVLSFIGNKIFSFPHIEVDLYIPQLIVMYMQIEELSEVLDPYLVYRCRQSVDFSLKCVWLLEAYNFNTEMLSGAGNSIRKHLSLLRELYPKRERVKLAAAAANNAPIITTTGSELLATGNDPTLQAHPALSAVRKTHHRSQSDATGMMGLLAQHHHHHHALHAAPLPGGVPGPSSRTPVCLGDLSTGRAFDNGCVCFESVRGTVNDLLGQQTVCSCGAPKLAPEKEFMKALIDIGKMLTCLQTKIEKTSRLRILLNLINKNLPARVWLPLHSETPHHVVRITEEKTAVLNSKDKTPYIIYVEVVEVQDIYTSPVIPKMMPTLRHTKSEERLDSSISASALNGDEAGSNPSKTEQTTTTTSSSAACQQTGDETAAAATAPLPAAAAASLAASRSRHSKLSECSVDNGGNGGNGGGSMMELGLTEDDVWSQEDDEITAQYLSLTKMSSDRDAISQFSVDSYDSRDHHTPALFNIGEVKKRHCANLNSENAKPFSNDPSDPSAAALKEPWHEKEKQIRNSSPYGHLQSWRLLSAIVKCGDDLRQELMATQLLQMFKLIWEEEKVGLWVQPYRIVCLSNDSGLIETIVNTVSLHQIKKNSNKSLKDYFIDEFGDVETVAFRRAQRNFMHSCAAYCLISYLLQVKDRHNGNILLHSDGHLIHIDFGFILSISPKNLGFEQSPFKLTPEFVDVMGGPESELYCEFKYLLLDGLKAARKHMDRIINIVEIMRSSSQLPCFKNGCSGTVRNLRNRFHMNLTEQELERKVEQLIQDSLNSLSTKLYDGYQYITNGIL comes from the exons ATGGGAATTCTCTTACCTCCAGTGTCGCAGGTGACCAACAATCGCATCAACATGACCCAACATCACCGAAATCGAAGTTTAGATAGTGCACTGCAACGAATACCGGAG GTGGAAGTGTCCTCACCGAGCGCAGAGTCAGAAaacacactgcactgcacgAACGGCATACTGACCGGTACGATGTGCAGCAAAATCATCCAATCCTCGTCCACCAATCCGACCAACACGCCGAGCAACAGTGGCCGTGGCATTAGCTCAATGTCCCTTACCGCCGGCTCGGGCAAAAGTGGTTCCAACGGCAGCGAAGCGGATGCCGACACGGTTGTTACAACAGCAGCTGCCTCAGCAACAAACAGTAcgacgcatcatcatcagcccaGTCGGCAACAGATGAGCAGAAAGGTGGATCTTCTAGAGCAAG GTGCCACATTGAGGACACTGAAGGGTAGTCATTCCAATGATGCTGAAACGATCGTAAACTCGATCGTAAAGGACAGTGACAGCAAAAAGCGTGAAGATCTAACGAGTCTCGGATCGGATGACTCCG GCATCATTTGTGGCTCGGAGCCTGATCACACCTCGCTGACGCGGATCCGACGTTCACGCGAGAGCCTAGACTCGGGCGAGATCGATCCATCGGAGGAAGAGTGCATCGAGATATTGGAGACCACGTCCATGGAGGAAGAGTATCGGATGCTTCAATCCGACCTGTGCTTCTATCCTACGGCCATGGACCGAACGGCGAAAGAAGACGGAAGCGACTCGGACTCGAGACCGCTTGACAACTGCATCGAGCAGCCGCCGGCGCATCAGTCTACCCTAACGTCCGCGAACAACGGCGGTCCGCTGAGCGACAAAGTGCGCTACCGGCAACAAAACATGACCCGTGCCGCCATCATGCTCGAGAAGCTGTTCGTTCCGATCAACTACGAGGACGGAGAGAATGCAGCAGTGGTTGATGGCGACGGCGGCAGTAGTCTCGGCAACGAGGAAGACGAAATGCTTTCACACCCAGATGCTGCGACACCTATCGTTTCGGAGGGCAAAAGTCTAACGACGCCCACGAACGCCGTGACGCCGACGGGTCCATCCttctcgcagcagcagcagtctgcTGCTTCCACCAACGTGCCAAGTACGGCGGCGGTCAGTCCGAGCGACGCATCGAAGCCCGCCACCAACGATCCACCCAAGGCGGACCAGAAGAACGAGGTAATGTTTCGCAATTTTTTCGGCGCAACCAAGAACGCCATCTTCCGGACGGCGCAAAGCATCATCGATAATCACGAGAAGAAGCATGCGAAGCAGCGAGAAAAGCAGGCAGCAACGACGAGCGCCACAACCCCGGACGATGCTGGTGCGGCGCCGGCCGTGGGTGGAGCAGCATCCGGTGCGACTACGGCATCGTCGACCAGTACGGTGAAATCCCCAACGGAGCTGCTAAGAAAGCGAGAGTTTGGCAGCATGTTTGcgagaagcagcaacagcagtaaacatcatcatcacaaccagcagcagccagcaagCAGTAGTAGTGCCGTCACACCGACCGCAACCACGACGACAGCCTCAGCGTCGATGGAATTCGACACGACGTCCTCCTCGACGGAGAGCGGCAGCAGTCAACTGAACATTCCCAAAGCGTCACTTTCGAAATCGTCCTCGACTGCTTCGCTGAAGGTAGTGCCGGGTGTGGCGGTGGCCGCAGTTCCATCGACCAGTAGCACCACCGcttcgtcgtcctcctcctgcGTGGCACCTTTCTCCAGCAGTGGTCCACGCGACGAGTCGCAGATCCGCACCGAACGAACGGGACAGAGCGGTCTGTTGCGCTTCTTCGAGTCGCCCGTCTTTAACATACACTTTGCCGTGCACTATCTGTTCTACTCGAAGGAGCCGGGTGTGCTGAGCTTCATCGGCAACAAGATCTTCAGCTTCCCGCACATCGAGGTGGACCTGTACATCCCGCAGCTGATCGTGATGTACATGCAGATCGAGGAGCTGTCCGAGGTGCTCGACCCCTACCTGGTGTACCGGTGTCGGCAGTCGGTGGACTTTTCGCTCAAGTGCGTGTGGCTGCTGGAGGCGTACAACTTCAACACGGAGATGCTGAGTGGCGCTGGGAACAGTATCCGCAAGCATCTGAGCTTGCTGCGCGAGCTCTACCCCAAGCGGGAGCGAGTGAAGCTAGCAGCGGCTGCGGCCAACAATGCACCCATCATCACCACAACCGGCAGTGAACTGCTGGCGACCGGGAACGATCCAACGCTGCAGGCACATCCAGCGCTGTCCGCCGTACGTAAGACGCATCATCGATCACAGTCCGATGCTACGGGTATGATGGGACTGCTGGCacaacatcaccaccatcaccacgctCTTCATGCCGCACCACTGCCCGGTGGAGTGCCCGGGCCGAGCAGCAGAACTCCGGTGTGTCTCGGCGATTTGAGCACAGGCCGTGCATTCGACAATGGATGCGTGTGCTTCGAGTCCGTCCGCGGCACGGTGAACGATCTGCTCGGCCAGCAGACGGTGTGTTCCTGCGGCGCACCCAAGCTAGCGCCCGAGAAAGAGTTCATGAAGGCGCTGATCGACATCGGCAAGATGCTCACTTGTCTGCAGACCAAGATCGAGAAGACCTCCCGGCTGCGCATTCTGCTCAATCTGATCAACAAGAATCTGCCGGCCCGCGTGTGGCTGCCGCTGCACTCCGAAACGCCTCACCACGTGGTGCGCATTACCGAGGAGAAGACGGCCGTCCTCAACTCGAAGGACAAGACGCCGTACATCATCTACGTAGAGGTGGTCGAGGTGCAGGACATCTACACCTCGCCCGTCATCCCGAAGATGATGCCGACGCTGCGGCACACGAAGAGCGAGGAACGGCTTGACAGCAGCATCAGCGCCAGCGCACTGAACGGCGACGAAGCTGGCAGCAACCCCAGTAAGACTGAacagaccaccaccaccacgtccTCGTCGGCGGCCTGCCAACAAACGGGCGAtgagactgctgctgctgctactgctccaCTACCGGCTGCAGCTGCCGCTTCGCTAGCGGCGTCACGAAGCAGACACAGCAAACTGTCCGAGTGCTCGGTGGACAATGGCGGTAACGGTGGCAACGGCGGTGGCAGCATGATGGAGCTTGGCCTAACCGAGGACGACGTGTGGTCGCAGGAGGACGACGAAATCACGGCCCAGTATCTGAGTCTCACGAAGATGTCCAGTGACCGGGATGCGATATCGCAGTTCTCTGTCGATTCCTACGACTCGCGCGACCATC ATACTCCGGCCCTGTTTAACATCGGCGAGGTGAAGAAGCGTCATTGTGCCAACCTAAACTCGGAGAATGCGAAACCGTTCAGCAATGATCCGTCGGATCCATCCGCTGCGGCGCTTAAA GAACCGTGGCACGAGAAGGAGAAACAGATCCGAAACTCATCACCGTACGGACATCTGCAGAGCTGGAGGCTGCTCTCTGCGATCGTTAAATGTGGCGATGATCTCCGGCAGGAGCTGATGGCCACACAGCTACTACAG ATGTTCAAGTTGATCTGGGAGGAGGAAAAGGTTGGCCTCTGGGTGCAACCGTACCGGATCGTCTGTCTGTCGAACGATTCTGGGCTGATCGAGACGATCGTCAACACCGTTTCGCTGCACCAGATCAAGAAGAACTCGAACAAAAGCCTGAAGGACTACTTCATCGATGAGTTTGGCGACGTGGAGACGGTCGCGTTCCGTCGGGCGCAGCGTAACTTTATGCATTCCTGCGCTGCCTACTGTCTTATCTCCTATCTGCTGCAGGTGAAGGATCG ACACAACGGTAACATCCTACTGCATTCCGATGGACATCTGATCCATATCGATTTTGGGTTCATCTTGAGCATATCGCCGAAAAATTTAG GCTTTGAACAGTCACCGTTCAAACTGACGCCCGAGTTTGTAGATGTGATGGGTGGCCCCGAGTCGGAGCTGTACTGTGAGTTCAAGTATCTGCTGCTCGATGGACTGAAAGCGGCCCGCAAACACATGGACCGCATCATCAACATTGTGGAAATTATGCGAAGCA GTTCCCAGCTGCCCTGCTTCAAGAATGGCTGCTCCGGCACGGTTCGCAATCTGCGCAATCGCTTCCACATGAACCTGACCGAGCAGGAGCTGGAGCGAAAGGTGGAACAGCTGATCCAGGACTCGCTCAACTCGCTCTCGACCAAGCTGTACGATGGCTACCAGTACATCACGAACGGTATCTTGTGA